In the genome of Segatella copri, one region contains:
- the rpsH gene encoding 30S ribosomal protein S8 has translation MTDPIADYLTRLRNAIMAHHRVVEVPASNLKKEITKILFEKGYILNYKFVEDGPQGSIKVALKYNPTTKQNAIKCLKRVSTPGLRKYTGYKDMPRVINGLGIAILSTSKGVMTDKEASDLKIGGEVLCYIY, from the coding sequence ATGACAGATCCAATAGCAGATTATCTGACAAGACTCAGAAACGCAATCATGGCTCATCACCGTGTTGTTGAAGTTCCTGCGTCTAACTTGAAGAAAGAGATTACTAAGATCCTCTTCGAGAAAGGTTACATCCTCAACTACAAGTTTGTAGAGGATGGTCCTCAGGGCTCAATCAAGGTTGCCTTGAAGTACAACCCAACTACAAAGCAAAACGCTATCAAGTGTTTGAAGCGCGTGTCTACTCCAGGTTTGCGTAAGTACACTGGTTACAAGGACATGCCAAGAGTTATTAACGGATTAGGTATCGCAATCTTATCTACATCCAAAGGTGTAATGACAGACAAAGAGGCTTCTGATCTTAAGATCGGTGGCGAGGTTCTTTGCTATATTTATTAA
- the rplF gene encoding 50S ribosomal protein L6 → MSRIGKLPISIPAGVTVNYDNDSHVCTVKGPKGELSQWIDPSIKFNNADGHISFEIDENSPVNVKQKQAFHGLYRSLVHNMVVGVSAGYTKVLELVGVGYRVSNQGNLIEFALGYTHPIFIQLPKEIKVETKSERNQNPILTLESCDKQLLGLVCAKIRSFRKPEPYKGKGILFKGEVIRRKSGKSASAK, encoded by the coding sequence ATGTCTAGAATAGGAAAATTGCCAATTAGTATCCCTGCAGGCGTTACTGTAAACTATGACAACGATTCACACGTTTGTACAGTAAAGGGCCCTAAGGGTGAACTTTCTCAGTGGATTGATCCATCTATCAAGTTTAACAATGCAGATGGTCATATTAGCTTTGAAATCGATGAAAATAGTCCTGTAAATGTTAAGCAGAAGCAGGCTTTCCACGGTTTGTATCGCTCTCTCGTTCACAACATGGTTGTTGGCGTTAGCGCTGGTTATACAAAGGTTTTGGAATTGGTAGGTGTTGGTTATCGTGTTTCTAACCAGGGCAACCTTATTGAGTTCGCTTTGGGTTACACTCACCCTATTTTCATCCAGTTGCCTAAGGAGATTAAGGTTGAGACTAAGTCTGAAAGAAACCAGAACCCAATCTTGACATTGGAGTCATGCGACAAGCAGTTGTTGGGACTCGTTTGTGCAAAAATTCGTTCTTTCCGCAAGCCTGAGCCTTATAAGGGTAAGGGTATTCTCTTTAAGGGTGAAGTTATTCGCAGAAAGTCTGGTAAGAGTGCTTCAGCTAAGTAA
- the rplR gene encoding 50S ribosomal protein L18: MTTKKVERRIKIKFRIRKSVNGTAERPRLSVFRSNKQIYAQVINDLTGTTLASASSLGLEKMPKQEQATKVGELIAEKAKAAGVEAVVFDRNGYLYHGRVKQLAEGARNGGLKF; encoded by the coding sequence ATGACAACAAAGAAAGTAGAAAGACGAATTAAGATAAAGTTCCGCATTCGTAAGAGTGTTAACGGAACAGCTGAGCGTCCACGTCTTAGTGTTTTCCGCTCTAACAAGCAGATTTACGCTCAGGTTATTAATGATTTGACAGGCACTACACTTGCATCAGCTTCTTCACTCGGTTTGGAGAAGATGCCTAAGCAGGAGCAGGCAACTAAGGTTGGCGAGCTCATCGCTGAGAAGGCCAAGGCTGCTGGCGTTGAGGCAGTAGTTTTCGACCGTAATGGTTATCTCTACCATGGTCGCGTAAAGCAGTTGGCTGAGGGTGCTCGTAATGGTGGTCTTAAATTTTAA
- the rpsE gene encoding 30S ribosomal protein S5: MAMDKVKVNNEEVLKDRLVAINRVTKVTKGGRTFTFAAIVVVGDGNGVIGYGLGKAGEVTAAIAKGTEAAKKNLVKVPVLKGTVPHEVETAFGGAKVLIKPAAAGTGLKAGGAMRAVLESVGIKDVIAKSKGSSNAHNLVKATIAALAQMRDAYTVAGERGISMDKVFNG; encoded by the coding sequence ATGGCAATGGATAAAGTAAAAGTAAATAACGAAGAAGTACTTAAGGATCGCTTGGTTGCTATCAACCGTGTAACTAAGGTTACTAAGGGTGGTCGTACTTTCACATTCGCTGCTATCGTCGTTGTTGGTGACGGTAATGGCGTAATCGGCTACGGTCTTGGTAAGGCAGGTGAGGTTACAGCTGCCATCGCCAAGGGTACTGAGGCTGCTAAGAAGAACTTGGTTAAGGTTCCTGTACTCAAGGGTACAGTTCCTCACGAGGTAGAGACTGCATTCGGTGGTGCTAAGGTGCTCATCAAGCCTGCTGCAGCCGGTACCGGTTTGAAGGCCGGTGGTGCTATGCGTGCTGTACTTGAGAGTGTTGGTATCAAGGATGTCATCGCAAAGTCTAAGGGTTCTTCTAATGCCCACAACCTTGTAAAGGCTACTATCGCAGCTCTTGCTCAGATGCGTGATGCTTACACTGTTGCAGGTGAGCGTGGTATCAGTATGGATAAAGTATTTAACGGTTAA
- the rpmD gene encoding 50S ribosomal protein L30 has product MATIKIKQIKSKIGAPVDQKRTLACLGLHKISQVVEVEDTPSNRGMIRKVHHLVSVVD; this is encoded by the coding sequence ATGGCAACAATTAAAATCAAGCAGATTAAGAGTAAAATCGGTGCTCCAGTAGATCAGAAGCGTACACTCGCTTGTCTTGGTCTCCACAAGATTTCTCAGGTTGTTGAGGTAGAGGATACTCCTAGCAACCGTGGTATGATCCGTAAGGTTCATCACCTCGTAAGTGTAGTTGATTAA
- the rplO gene encoding 50S ribosomal protein L15 — translation MKLNNLKPAAGSTHSRRRIGRGPGSGLGGTSTRGHKGAKARSGYKRKIGFEGGQMPLQRRVPKAGFKNINHKEYFAVNLSTLQALAEAKNLTKIGIEELKAAGLTNGKELVKVLGNGELKAKLEVEANAFSKTAEEAIKAVGGNATII, via the coding sequence ATGAAATTAAATAATTTGAAACCTGCTGCAGGTTCTACCCATTCACGTCGTCGTATTGGTCGTGGTCCAGGTTCTGGTCTCGGTGGTACTTCTACACGTGGTCACAAGGGTGCCAAGGCTCGTTCTGGTTATAAGAGAAAGATTGGTTTCGAAGGTGGTCAGATGCCATTGCAGCGTCGTGTTCCAAAGGCTGGTTTCAAGAATATCAACCATAAGGAGTACTTCGCAGTTAACCTTTCAACTCTTCAGGCTCTTGCTGAGGCAAAGAACCTTACAAAGATCGGTATTGAGGAACTTAAGGCTGCAGGTCTTACCAATGGTAAGGAACTGGTTAAGGTTCTCGGTAACGGTGAACTTAAAGCAAAATTGGAAGTTGAAGCTAATGCTTTCTCAAAGACTGCTGAAGAGGCAATCAAGGCAGTTGGTGGTAACGCAACTATAATCTAA
- the secY gene encoding preprotein translocase subunit SecY, which yields MKKFIETLKNCWKIEDLRQRLLITLLFTAIYRFGSFVVLPGINPSMLEKLQSQTSGGLMSLLDMFSGGAFSNASIFALGIMPYISASIVMQLLAVAVPYFQKMQREGESGRKKIQWYTRVLTVAILVFQAPSYLLNLKMQAANALATGISWTVFMIPATIILAAGSMFILWLGERITDKGVGNGISLIIMIGIMARLPQAFVQEVTSRLQAISGGGLIMFIVEILILYAVVCASILLVQGTRKIPVQYAKRLVGNKQYGGARQYIPLKLFAANVMPIIFAQALMFIPLAIVRYQSENASSVVQQLMDNRSLLYNVVYVILVIAFTYFYTAITLNPTQMAEDMKRNNGFIPGVKPGKDTAEYIDTVMSRITLPGSLFIAFIAIMPALAGLLDVQQAFSQFFGGTSLLILVGVVIDTLQQIESHLLMRHYDGLLNSGHTRQGGVAAY from the coding sequence ATGAAAAAGTTTATTGAGACACTAAAGAACTGTTGGAAGATTGAGGATCTCCGTCAGAGACTCCTTATTACTCTTCTGTTTACGGCTATTTACCGTTTTGGCTCGTTCGTTGTACTTCCTGGTATCAACCCGAGCATGTTGGAAAAATTGCAGTCGCAGACCTCTGGCGGTCTTATGTCGCTTTTGGACATGTTCTCTGGTGGTGCATTTTCCAATGCGTCTATTTTTGCGTTGGGAATAATGCCTTATATCTCAGCTTCAATTGTTATGCAGCTTCTTGCTGTCGCTGTACCTTATTTCCAGAAGATGCAGCGAGAGGGTGAGAGTGGCCGCAAAAAAATACAATGGTATACTAGAGTCCTGACTGTCGCCATCTTGGTCTTTCAGGCTCCTAGTTACCTTTTGAACTTGAAGATGCAGGCAGCTAATGCTCTGGCAACAGGTATTAGCTGGACTGTCTTCATGATTCCGGCAACTATCATCTTGGCAGCAGGTAGTATGTTCATTCTCTGGTTAGGTGAGCGTATTACTGATAAGGGTGTTGGTAATGGTATCTCTCTGATCATTATGATTGGTATCATGGCTCGTTTGCCTCAGGCATTCGTACAGGAGGTTACTTCCCGTTTGCAGGCAATCTCTGGTGGTGGTCTTATTATGTTCATTGTTGAGATACTCATTCTCTATGCTGTAGTTTGTGCTTCAATTCTTTTGGTACAGGGTACACGCAAGATTCCGGTTCAGTATGCCAAGCGTCTGGTTGGTAATAAGCAGTATGGTGGTGCACGTCAGTACATTCCATTGAAGCTTTTTGCAGCCAACGTAATGCCTATCATCTTTGCACAGGCTTTGATGTTTATTCCATTGGCGATAGTTCGCTATCAGTCTGAGAACGCCAGCAGCGTAGTTCAGCAGCTCATGGATAACCGCAGTTTGCTTTATAATGTTGTTTATGTTATCTTAGTGATTGCATTTACATACTTCTATACTGCGATTACATTGAACCCAACTCAGATGGCAGAGGATATGAAGCGTAACAATGGTTTCATTCCTGGTGTCAAGCCAGGTAAGGATACCGCTGAGTACATTGATACCGTAATGTCTCGTATTACTTTACCAGGTTCATTATTTATAGCATTTATTGCGATTATGCCAGCTCTTGCAGGACTTCTTGATGTGCAGCAGGCCTTCTCACAATTCTTCGGAGGTACATCTCTGTTGATTTTGGTAGGTGTTGTTATTGACACATTGCAGCAGATTGAGAGTCATTTGCTTATGCGCCACTACGATGGTCTTCTTAATTCAGGCCATACTCGTCAGGGTGGTGTTGCTGCATATTAA
- the map gene encoding type I methionyl aminopeptidase, translating to MQIFLKTEDEIDLMRKANQLVGATLAELGKHIKPGVTTLQLDKVAEEFIRDHGAIPTFKNFPNPFGEPFPASICTSLNDVVVHGIPSEKSVLKDGDIISIDCGTLLEGFNGDSCYTFAVGEISSDVRQLLKVTKESLYLGIEQAVAGNHLGDIGYAIQNHCQGFGYGVVRELTGHGIGKEMHEDPPVRNYGSRGSGILLKEGMCLAIEPMITMGDRKIGLLPDKWSIVTRDRLPAAHYEHTIVVRKGKAEILSSFVEVEHLEGQNF from the coding sequence ATGCAGATATTTCTGAAGACAGAGGATGAAATTGACCTAATGCGCAAGGCAAACCAACTTGTTGGTGCTACCCTTGCAGAGTTAGGTAAACATATAAAACCAGGTGTAACGACTCTCCAATTGGATAAGGTAGCCGAGGAATTCATCCGTGATCATGGTGCGATTCCAACGTTTAAGAATTTTCCTAATCCATTTGGAGAGCCTTTTCCCGCTAGTATATGTACATCTCTCAATGATGTAGTTGTACATGGAATACCAAGTGAAAAGAGTGTTCTCAAGGATGGCGATATTATTTCCATTGATTGTGGTACTCTTCTCGAAGGTTTCAATGGTGACAGTTGCTATACTTTCGCCGTTGGAGAAATATCTTCTGATGTTAGGCAACTTCTAAAGGTAACTAAAGAATCTTTGTATCTAGGTATTGAACAGGCTGTAGCAGGAAATCACTTGGGTGATATTGGTTATGCGATTCAAAACCATTGCCAAGGTTTTGGTTATGGAGTTGTTCGTGAATTGACTGGTCATGGTATTGGAAAGGAAATGCATGAAGATCCTCCAGTCCGTAACTACGGTAGTAGAGGTTCTGGCATCTTGTTGAAAGAGGGCATGTGCCTTGCCATTGAGCCAATGATTACTATGGGCGACCGAAAGATAGGATTACTTCCCGATAAATGGAGTATAGTAACTAGAGATCGTCTGCCAGCTGCTCATTACGAGCATACTATAGTTGTTCGAAAAGGTAAAGCTGAAATTTTATCTTCATTCGTAGAAGTTGAACATTTAGAAGGACAAAATTTTTGA
- the infA gene encoding translation initiation factor IF-1 — protein sequence MAKQAAIEQDGTIVEALSNAMFRVELENGVDITAHISGKMRMHYIKILPGDKVKVEMSPYDLTKGRIVFRYK from the coding sequence ATGGCAAAACAGGCCGCTATTGAGCAAGATGGAACTATTGTAGAGGCATTATCAAATGCTATGTTCCGAGTAGAATTGGAGAATGGTGTTGACATTACTGCCCACATCTCTGGTAAGATGAGAATGCATTACATCAAGATTTTACCTGGTGATAAGGTTAAGGTGGAAATGAGTCCATACGACTTGACAAAGGGTAGAATTGTTTTTAGATACAAATAA
- the rpmJ gene encoding 50S ribosomal protein L36, which translates to MKTRASLKKRSADCKIVRRKGRLFVINKKNPKMKLRQG; encoded by the coding sequence ATGAAGACAAGAGCATCATTGAAGAAGCGTTCAGCTGATTGCAAGATCGTACGTCGTAAGGGTCGTCTCTTCGTTATTAACAAGAAGAACCCTAAGATGAAATTGCGTCAGGGTTAA
- the rpsM gene encoding 30S ribosomal protein S13 produces MAIRIVGVDLPQNKRGEIALTYIYGIGRSSSAKILDKAGVSRDLKVSEWSDDQAAKIREIIGAEFKVEGDLRSEIQMNIKRLMDIGCYRGVRHRNGLPVRGQSTKNNARTRKGKKKTVANKKKATK; encoded by the coding sequence ATGGCAATAAGAATTGTTGGAGTAGATTTGCCCCAGAATAAGCGTGGCGAAATCGCATTGACCTATATCTACGGTATTGGTCGAAGTAGTTCAGCAAAGATATTGGATAAGGCAGGTGTAAGCCGTGACCTGAAAGTCAGCGAGTGGTCTGACGATCAGGCAGCCAAGATCCGTGAAATTATCGGCGCTGAGTTCAAGGTTGAAGGTGATCTCCGTTCAGAGATCCAGATGAACATTAAGCGACTGATGGATATTGGTTGCTATCGTGGAGTTAGACATCGTAATGGTCTTCCTGTTCGCGGACAGAGCACTAAGAACAATGCTCGTACTCGTAAGGGTAAGAAGAAGACTGTTGCTAATAAGAAGAAGGCTACTAAGTAA
- the rpsK gene encoding 30S ribosomal protein S11 → MAKQKATSKKRNVRVDAIGQLHVHSSFNNIIVSLANNEGQIISWSSAGKMGFRGSKKNTPYAAQMAAEDCAKVAFDLGLRKVKAYVKGPGNGRESAIRAVHGAGIEVTEIVDVTPLPHNGCRPPKRRRV, encoded by the coding sequence ATGGCAAAGCAAAAAGCAACATCTAAGAAGAGAAACGTACGCGTTGACGCTATCGGTCAGCTTCACGTACACAGCTCATTCAACAACATCATTGTATCTCTTGCTAACAACGAGGGTCAGATTATTTCTTGGTCTTCAGCTGGTAAGATGGGTTTCCGTGGTTCTAAGAAGAATACTCCTTATGCTGCACAGATGGCTGCGGAGGATTGTGCTAAGGTTGCATTCGACCTTGGTCTTCGCAAGGTTAAGGCTTATGTTAAGGGTCCAGGTAATGGTCGTGAGTCTGCTATTCGTGCCGTACACGGTGCAGGTATCGAGGTTACTGAAATCGTTGACGTAACTCCATTACCACACAACGGATGTCGCCCTCCAAAGCGTCGTCGTGTATAA
- the rpsD gene encoding 30S ribosomal protein S4 translates to MARYIGPKSKIARRFGEPIFGADKVLSKRNFPPGQHGNSRRRKMSEYGVMLAEKQKAKYTYGVLERQFRNMFEKAAKAEGITGEVLLQNLECRLDNVVFRLGIAPTRAAARQLVGHKHITVDGKVVNIPSFAVKPGMVVAVREKSKSLEVIEAALAGFNHSKYPWIEWDDNSKSGKFLHKPERADIPENIKEQLIVELYSK, encoded by the coding sequence ATGGCTAGATATATAGGTCCGAAATCTAAAATTGCGCGTCGTTTTGGTGAGCCAATCTTCGGCGCAGACAAAGTTTTGTCCAAGAGAAACTTCCCTCCTGGACAGCATGGCAACAGCCGTCGTAGAAAGATGTCTGAGTATGGTGTCATGTTGGCAGAGAAGCAGAAGGCTAAGTACACTTATGGTGTATTAGAGCGTCAGTTCCGTAATATGTTTGAGAAGGCTGCTAAGGCTGAGGGTATTACTGGTGAGGTTCTTCTTCAGAATCTCGAGTGCCGTCTTGACAACGTGGTTTTCCGTCTTGGTATCGCTCCAACACGTGCTGCTGCACGCCAGTTGGTAGGTCACAAGCACATCACTGTTGATGGCAAGGTAGTTAATATCCCTTCATTTGCAGTTAAGCCAGGTATGGTTGTTGCTGTTCGTGAGAAGTCTAAGTCTCTCGAGGTAATCGAAGCAGCACTCGCTGGTTTCAATCATAGCAAGTACCCATGGATTGAGTGGGATGATAATTCAAAGAGTGGCAAGTTCTTGCACAAGCCAGAGCGTGCTGACATTCCAGAGAATATCAAGGAGCAGTTAATCGTTGAGTTGTACTCTAAATAA
- a CDS encoding DNA-directed RNA polymerase subunit alpha produces MAILAFQKPDKVVMLEADNQFGKFEFRPLEPGFGVTIGNALRRILLSSLEGYAVNTIRIAGVEHEFSSVPGVKEDVTNIILNLKQVRFKQVVEEFENEKVSITVENSTEFKAGDIGKYLTGFEVLNPDLVICHLDSKASMQIDLTINKGRGYVPADENRQFCTDVNVLPIDSIYTPIRNVKYAVEPYRVEQKTDYDKLVLEVTTDGSISPKDALKEAAKILIYHFMLFSDEKITLESPDQESNQEFDEEVLHMRQLLKTRLVDMNLSVRALNCLKAADVETLGDLVQYNKTDLLKFRNFGKKSLSELDDLLESLNLSFGTDISKYKLDKDA; encoded by the coding sequence ATGGCGATATTAGCATTTCAAAAACCTGATAAAGTAGTAATGCTGGAGGCTGACAACCAGTTCGGAAAGTTTGAATTCCGTCCTTTGGAGCCTGGCTTTGGCGTAACCATCGGTAACGCCTTGCGCCGCATTCTCCTTTCATCACTGGAGGGCTATGCTGTCAACACAATCCGCATTGCGGGTGTTGAGCACGAGTTCTCTTCAGTTCCTGGTGTAAAGGAAGATGTTACCAACATTATCTTGAATCTCAAGCAAGTTCGATTCAAGCAAGTAGTAGAAGAATTCGAGAATGAGAAAGTTAGTATCACCGTTGAGAATTCTACAGAATTCAAGGCTGGTGACATTGGCAAGTATCTGACTGGATTTGAAGTGTTAAACCCTGATTTGGTGATTTGTCATTTAGACTCCAAAGCTTCGATGCAGATTGATTTGACTATTAATAAGGGACGTGGTTACGTGCCTGCTGATGAGAATCGTCAATTCTGCACAGACGTTAACGTTCTCCCAATCGATTCCATCTACACCCCTATCCGTAACGTGAAGTACGCTGTAGAGCCATATCGTGTTGAGCAGAAGACTGACTACGATAAGCTCGTGCTTGAAGTTACAACAGATGGTTCCATTAGTCCTAAGGATGCACTGAAAGAGGCTGCGAAGATCCTCATTTATCACTTCATGCTCTTCTCTGATGAGAAGATCACGCTTGAAAGCCCTGATCAAGAGAGCAATCAAGAGTTTGATGAGGAGGTTCTCCACATGCGCCAGTTGCTTAAGACTCGTCTCGTAGATATGAACCTGAGTGTTCGTGCGCTCAACTGCTTGAAGGCAGCTGATGTTGAGACTCTTGGTGATTTGGTTCAGTATAACAAGACTGACCTCTTGAAGTTCCGCAACTTCGGTAAGAAATCGCTCTCAGAGCTTGATGATTTGCTCGAGAGTCTGAATCTGTCTTTTGGAACTGATATTTCAAAGTATAAATTAGACAAGGATGCGTAA
- the rplQ gene encoding 50S ribosomal protein L17 produces the protein MRHNKKFNHLGRTASHRNAMLANMAASLILSEHKRITTTLAKAKALKKYVEPLITRSKNDTTTSRRVVFRYLQNKYAVKALFGEVAEKVANRPGGYTRVIKLGTRQGDAAEIAFIELVDFDENMAKTPKAAAKKTRRSRKATKAEEAPATEAPATEEAAAE, from the coding sequence ATGAGACACAATAAGAAATTCAACCATTTAGGTCGTACTGCTTCTCATCGTAACGCGATGTTGGCTAACATGGCTGCATCACTTATCTTGAGCGAGCACAAAAGAATCACTACGACCCTCGCAAAGGCAAAGGCTCTCAAAAAGTATGTTGAGCCATTAATCACTCGTTCAAAGAATGATACAACTACATCACGTCGTGTTGTTTTCCGTTATCTTCAGAACAAGTATGCTGTTAAGGCTCTCTTCGGTGAGGTAGCTGAGAAGGTAGCTAACCGTCCAGGTGGTTACACTCGCGTTATCAAGTTGGGTACCCGTCAGGGTGACGCAGCTGAGATTGCTTTCATCGAGCTCGTTGACTTTGATGAGAACATGGCTAAGACTCCTAAGGCTGCTGCTAAGAAGACTCGTCGTAGTCGCAAGGCAACTAAGGCTGAGGAGGCTCCTGCAACTGAGGCTCCTGCAACTGAAGAGGCTGCAGCTGAATAA
- a CDS encoding septal ring lytic transglycosylase RlpA family protein, producing MSPCCAQKHQHGKASYYSKRATGARSASGQKIHHDSLTCAHRYYPFGTMLKVTNLRNDKSVIVKVIDRGPFGRGRIIDLSWAAAKEIDMISQGVGTVRVERLDNPVPYKLEDGKLPKIDFEMAEFEPENTKTSKNHH from the coding sequence ATGAGTCCATGTTGTGCACAGAAGCATCAACACGGAAAGGCATCGTATTATTCAAAGCGAGCCACAGGCGCACGCTCTGCAAGCGGGCAAAAGATACATCACGACAGTTTGACGTGTGCACACCGTTACTATCCATTCGGCACTATGCTGAAAGTAACCAATCTCAGAAATGATAAAAGCGTAATCGTGAAGGTAATAGATCGTGGGCCTTTCGGAAGAGGAAGAATCATTGATCTTTCATGGGCGGCTGCCAAGGAAATCGACATGATTTCACAAGGCGTAGGAACCGTAAGGGTGGAGAGGTTGGATAACCCAGTGCCATATAAGCTAGAAGACGGCAAACTTCCTAAGATTGATTTCGAAATGGCTGAATTCGAACCGGAGAATACAAAAACGAGCAAGAACCATCATTAA